From the genome of Deltaproteobacteria bacterium:
CCGCATCGAACCCTTCCGCCGCGGACATGGCGAGAAGTTCCTTCGCGGGCAGCCACCGGTGCTCCCCCTCGGGCATCTTCAGTCCAAGCCGCTCCGCGAGGTGGAGGACCGGCGCCCAGAGGGGGTTTACGCACGTGACGATGACGCGCGTTTCCGCGTGGCACGCTTTCCGGGCCGACCGGAACATCGCCGCGGGGTCCGAAAGGTGCTCGACGACGTCGGGCACGATGACGTAGTCGAACGGCTCCCCGGGGTCGAACGCCTCGGCGTCCGCGACGCGGAAGGAGAGGGAGGGATGCTTCTCCGCGGCGATCGCCACCATCCGCGGGGAGACGTCCACGCCCACTCCCCGCGAAGGGGAGAGCGCGGCGAGGAGGGTCCCCGTCCCGCAGCCGATCTCGAGCACCGACGCCCCTTCCGGGACGTGCTCCCGGCAGATCTCCGCGAGGAGCCGGTAGTAGTACGCCGACTTCCCCTTCCACCGGTCGTAGTCGCCGGCGATCCGCTCGAAGTGGTTCCGGACGTCCTCCTTCGCCATGGGATCAGACGAACTTGATCCGCCGCAGCGCGAAGAGGCACATGCGCAGCAGCAGCCAGCCGTGGCGGAACCGGGAGATCTGCGTGGTTCCGTACGTCCGCTCCCGGTACCGGATCGGGATCTCCAGGATTTTCAGGTCGAGCTTCGCCGCCCCGAAGATCAGGTCGAAGTCGCCGAAGGGGTCGAAGTCGCCGAAGTAGCTCCTCCCCGCTGCGATCCGCTCGTAATCGCGGCGGAGGAGGACCTTCGTCCCGCACAGGGTGTCCTTGAACCGCTGGTCGAGCAGCCAGGTGAACGCGAGGCTGAAGAACTTGTTCCCGAGCGTGTTCAGGAACCGCATCGCCTGCTTCTCCATCGGGTAGACCAGCCGCGACCCGTGGACGAACTCCGCCCGCCCCGAGCAGAGGGTCGCGAGGAACTTCGGCAGCTCCTCGGGCGGCACGGTAAGGTCCGCGTCGAGGATCATCAGCACGTCCCCGGTGGCCGCGGCGAACCCCTTGCGGACCGCGTCCCCCTTCCCCACGCCGCTCCCCTGGCGCACGATCTTCACGTCCCGGTCCGGGCACGCCGCGATCACCCGCTCGATCTCCTCCGCCGTCCCGTCGCGGGAGTTTCCCTCGACGAAGACGATCTCGGTGTGCCGCCCCATCGGGGGGATCCGCCGCACCGCGCTCTCGACGTTCCCCCGCTCGTTCCGGGCGGGAACGACCACCGAGCACGAAAGCGCCTCTTCCGGCACGGGCACCGGCGCCGGACGGGCGATGAGGGTCTCCACCAGGCACAGCTTCCGGAGCAGCGGCAGGTTCGCGAGCACCCGGTTGCAGAGGGAGGACAGGAGCGGGACGCGAACGGGCAGGAGGACCTTGTACCCCATGGATACCGTCTGGAAGCCGGCCAGCGACAGGAGGTTCTGCAGGTCCGCGAGGGAGAGCCAGTTCTGGTCCGGCTGGGGGCGCTTGATCCCGAGCCGTTCCCCGGCCCAAAGAACCGGTCCCCAGAGGTAGTTGAAGTAGGTCAGGATCACCCGCGTGCGCGGGTGGCACAC
Proteins encoded in this window:
- a CDS encoding methyltransferase domain-containing protein; translation: MAKEDVRNHFERIAGDYDRWKGKSAYYYRLLAEICREHVPEGASVLEIGCGTGTLLAALSPSRGVGVDVSPRMVAIAAEKHPSLSFRVADAEAFDPGEPFDYVIVPDVVEHLSDPAAMFRSARKACHAETRVIVTCVNPLWAPVLHLAERLGLKMPEGEHRWLPAKELLAMSAAEGFDAVEISGRILCPKGIPLLAGALNRAAARFPALRPLCLAQVMVLAPRT
- a CDS encoding glycosyltransferase family 2 protein, coding for VCHPRTRVILTYFNYLWGPVLWAGERLGIKRPQPDQNWLSLADLQNLLSLAGFQTVSMGYKVLLPVRVPLLSSLCNRVLANLPLLRKLCLVETLIARPAPVPVPEEALSCSVVVPARNERGNVESAVRRIPPMGRHTEIVFVEGNSRDGTAEEIERVIAACPDRDVKIVRQGSGVGKGDAVRKGFAAATGDVLMILDADLTVPPEELPKFLATLCSGRAEFVHGSRLVYPMEKQAMRFLNTLGNKFFSLAFTWLLDQRFKDTLCGTKVLLRRDYERIAAGRSYFGDFDPFGDFDLIFGAAKLDLKILEIPIRYRERTYGTTQISRFRHGWLLLRMCLFALRRIKFV